The DNA segment TGACAATAGTTAATAAAAGAAGAGCAATCAGCCTGCAGATCCACACATCTCCCATCATCAAATGCCATATTTGCTATAAGAGGGAGCATGGGTTTCATTATAGTGTGGGAACACATAACTTTATTTTAGAAAGTAAAAgttatcaatatcaattattttagGACTGTTGGACAAATTCATTGGTGAGTATAGTAGTTCTTATTGTAAACAGAGTGACATATTTATAAAGTATGCTTTTCTTGCCCGTAGGTGGTAGAGAGTGAAATGCAACAGACTGATTGATTCCGTTATGCACAAGATTCTCACATTCTCATCCCCTACCTTCAAACATAGAAATGTTATATAGCTTTCTTCTCCCTCTTGTCCTTCATTTGTAGTTTAGGATTCACAGAATTCTAGTGAGTGAGCTGATTCATAGTTTTAAAGTGAGCTATTGCAAATACGGATTCATAAAGTGCAACAAAATGGTAAGTAGCCATTTCATACAGTATTTTTAACATTCCACTGTTACGTATTAccgtagagaaaatatagcgtAAGAATATATCCGTAAAATAGCgtaatatattatgtttcaaattccaagccgatttttgttaacttaagccaattactgtcgactactgttttGGCCGAGTGAGAGTGTAACAACTTAGGAGTGGGAGAGattaccagcatcacataggtagcttcacgaaaaagaattAAAAGGACTAACTTAAGTTAACAATGGAATTTGGAACAACGCCCTTTAaaatgggatatcttcttatgctatcttttttctatgatattaCGCATAGTCCTCAATTTTATGACTATCAAGATTTGAAATTCAGATATTGTAGAATTTCAGATATTTTTGCtggtgagatgttgtgatatctatgcataatgaaaacactgggatgtCAAAAcatcacttatttattgtaaaatgattaaaaaactttgaacaaaaataaataacaaactttgaatttcaaagttttgaattttcacaCTGAAGTGACATAATTCGTGTCGAAAcatgttttatttgttattttacaataaattagtgATATTTATGACAACATCCCAATGCTCTCATTGTTTTAGAATTCCTTTCTAGGATGAAGCCCACATAAGCTTGGGTAATGTGCCAAATACTCAATATCACAAATCCTAGAGTTTCACATTTACTACATATCACATATACCACATATCCTAGAATCTAGGATGATGCCCTCATGAGGTTGGGTAGTGTCCCTCATAAGCTTCAGGcatgtgcgtgggtaatgagccAGATAATGATGAGAAATGGGTAGATcaacagttttaggtgggttccaaatCACCGGGAATCGGTTTTTGAACTCATATTGTGGCATTTGGAGAGGAGTTTGGATCTTAAAGTGGTCGGACGTTACTGGTGCACAGAGCTCAATTTATCTTATCGTTAGCTTATCAGCACGACCACTTAACCTTCTaagattcatttattgtcagTGTTCATACAGAGTTAAATTGTTGTTCTCATCAAcagggtgaaattttcatagaAAGccaataatcaaataaaaaaaaaaaattaaaaaagtgatgATTTTTTCGAAACGTTGCTGTCTTGcagattataatttcaatgattgttccatttattattttataaaaatgtatggAAAAACAGAGatcaaaatgataaaatacTTCACTTATATTTGAGTGCTCTCGAAAAATTCTCACTTATTCTCAAGCTTTTGATTTTTTGGATAGAAATACCCTGCTAGATGATTGCAATTTGAAGTTCTAGTATGATAATGATGGAAGTAATAAATAAACCATTGGTATTCTCATATCAGTCTATTATCTTGAAGAGTGTCATAGATATCACTCCATTGATCTctagatataaatatattgaataaagaAGCTGATGCTATTGCAAATATAGCAAATTAAAGTTAATCGTAGCTCATTCACGATTACAACTGAAATAAACATATGCATAGAGTTCAAGCATAATTGTACTTGACTTGTTGACTTGTAGTAGTTTCTTTCAAAGGGAGAGCTCAGAGTCGgattgaaaagtaaaataattattgttttgccTTCAAAACAGAATTTGAAGCTTCTGGTCTATAAGCATCGGTATCCGCGCCCCCGCCCCAAGGACCCCCTCAACACCCCCTCTCTGATATTTGTAAAACTTAGCTGCTCCAACTCCTCCCTTGAATTGGTGTTTCAATTGCAAATATTTTTTCACTATGGAATAACTGGATACGCATCAATAAACAAAAAGAAGTTAAATATTACTTTATTAACTtgtgagtgaattttatacgcgatttttttgtaatatttattctttgatTACTCAATCAAGTGCTCTTTTCATTGAGTAATCCTACTAGTATCAAACTAGTGAAAGTAGCCTTTTATGTAATTTAAACTATTTCTATCTGGTTTCTATCACAGTTGGCAAAATTCATGGGAATAAATGGTTTCTAGAATATTCTTCCATTAAATTCTATCTTCTATACTTTGATCCAAAGTTTAGAGCATACAATCAATCTTGACTTACAAACAATCAACCaatcaaattttgaaacataCAAGTATACAATCTAGACTAGTATACAATCAATGATAGATTTAGAATCGTTTAAGTTACATcttaaatcaacaatacctCCGAGATATATGGAAGAAGCCTTTCATAAGGAGACGTAAATTTCATAAGATGTAAATTTCAAACTGAAGACGTAGCCCCACTTTGTggttccatgaatttattatcttgGTGTTAGCACGTATTTTTGCTGATTAATTTTCGTAATTTTCATTGTTACATCATACTTCGTGAAATTAAACTGACTTTTCACTCCGTTTTTAACTTTattccacttttcatgattACAGAggcatgaaaataatcatttcaCCAACAACGTTTCACAGATCCATCACCAGGGCTCTAGAATATTAATGATTTGGAGTATTAAAACGTGAAGAAAGATAATATTCTAACTTGAAGCAAGAGTATCGGAAGAAGTTGTTCAGATACTCTTTGCCTGAAGTGGAGAATTTGAAGAGAATGTAATACTAAGTATTCCcccaaataattattcaacaaaattttttttttttatttgctcTATGGATTCATCAAAACAGTTTAGTTTGATATGAATGTTATAAATTGGATGCTCAAGTAATATAATACTTATTGTGAAACACGATGATCCattaaattcattcaatgaaaATTGACTGAGTATTTGAAATCCATTcaatttttggttttgaattgaaaatccGTTCAATAGATTGAAAGACGATTCATTAGATAAAATCCAAGTCTTTTTTAGGGAAAAATTCAattctgtttttcattttcagatgCTTCGGTGTGGAGCTAAAGCCTTCACTTTGATGCTGCTCGTTTCTGTTATAAGTGCACATGACATTGGCTTACCCAGAAGATGGCTTCGAAACCGTGAATCACGTTTTTTCAATCCAGTGAGAGCAGTGCGTGATTGGTTCCATGGTCCAAGCCCTAGTGCAGCGGATCCTCTAGCCAACCTAGGAAAGTACCCAGTATGGAAGGTGCACAAGTACAATGGAATATCAATAAAACCAGTTCATGTGATCGATGTAGCTGCTCTACCTCAGAGGAACAGTAATCCTCCAGCTGTAGTCAATGTTCCCCAGCCTCTAGCGCCTCCCTCAAACACATACGACCCACCAAGGAACGAGTATAGTCCGCCTGTGAACGAATATGGACCACCTATCAACGAATTTGGACCCTCCTCTTCTGGACAGGTCTCTTTTGATAAAGACCAGCAAAATGGAGGTGACGGCCAAGACAGTGCAGCTGCACTATCAGCCCTTGATAATCTTGGCTCTCTTGTGAATCTTCTTCCAGGCTCAGAAGGTGGATCATCAGGAGGCCTTGACTTGTCCAAGTTAGCTGGAATAGCCAGTCAACTGCCACCAGAAGCCGTTGAGAAGCTTCAATCAATCCTTGGCATCTATAATGCCAGAACCAATCAGGAAAGAGTGAATTCCCTCCTTGGGGCTGCTGTAGCAAAGACAAAACTCACTGCTGGTGCACTCCACTCTCTATCAGGCTTCGTTCAGGGTCTGATAGGAGGAGCTGGTGGCTCCAAAGATATAGCCATAGAGAGTGCCACTTACAATACTGTACCAAAAGGATACCCTGGTAAAATTGGTGTTTTAAACAATCTACCTATTGTTGGTGGACCTAGCTCTGGAATTCCTCTTCCAGATCTACCACCACCTCCTACTCTCCCAGATATCCcaattttggaaaaattcaaCAGTGAAATCAAGGTTCCTTCATTCCCTCATATTTATCTTCCAACCAAATTCGCTCTCGTTAACAAACCTGGAAAGGGATATGTGAGTTTCCAAGTGCCACCGGCATACTCCAGCTACTCTCCTCCTGAACCGGCAAAAACTTATGAAGCACCAAGGGACAATGCGTTTGTACAAAGTACACCAAGTCCACAGCCACCTGCAAGCTTTAACCAACCTCAACAGTCATATGCTCCACCAGTTGATTCGTATGGTGTTCCTCTACAAGCTTCTTATTCAGTTCCTGCCCAGGACAGCAGTTTCCAGGCTTCAAACGACTTCTACACACACTCAGAGCCATCAGCATACCAGCCAGACTCATACAACCAGGACGAATTCTACCCATTCCAACCCGGTCATAACGATATCCAGGCTGCTCCATCCAACAAGCATGAGACAGTTGCCTTCCCACAGGAACAGAGCGCTAGCTACTCTCAAGTTGCCATGCAGAGAGGGTCTCAACCAGCAAATAGCATTCTCTCTCAACAACCCAGCTCCGAGCTCGCTATGTACCTGGACCCAAGTCACCCTGCTTCTACACAGAATCTGTCACAAGAAAAGTTCGCTGAGCTTCAAAAGCAGAGGTCACAGCAACAAGAACAGGATCAATCACAAACAAGTGAGTAGCAATTAGATTTATTCATATTGGAGAAATTATATATAATCTAATTTTAATTTGGAAATTTCTCGAACAGAaaagtatttttgaaatttgaaatttgaaatcaattaacCTTTCCGAAttccatgaaaattatttctgagTTCAAATGTagagaatattcaaattatctatGTAGGtagttgaaattattgatatcatCGAATTCACAACATTCATTGACGGTTCCAGAAGATTATGTAGCTCAATTTAGCATATCCCTCGACGTTCAAGCGCAAATCACAAGCTCGTTGAGAAAAATAGTAGTGTTAATTTCACTATAACAGAGTAGAATATTTATtctgatgattattattattattaatatttttttaaagccTTCTGCGTTCTATCTTCAGCTATGACTTTCATCTCCAAAGTCGACCAATCATACTGCTATCATACATGTTATCATATAGGATACTGTTTATCATACCAATTATCACTACAAGGATACAACCATGTATTTCTCTCTTGGTGCAACAGCTATTGGAAATGATTTATCATCGTGGAAATTAACTGACAATCATTAAAAAGacataatcaaattaatcaaacattttttgaattaagATGAACAAGCAAGATATAATTTTTTAGATCCATTGCTCATTCAAGTAATTCTGTATCCTTCTGTAGAGAAGtttagattttaaaatttaattattttttcagttgGCGGTGAGTTGCAGAGTGCAAGTGACGTGCAACCATCAGTTGTGAGAGCCGAAAACACAGAAAATAGTCAACTTTCAAAGCTGAGCCAACATCGATTTCAGCCTAAGAATCCTAGAACgtgattgaaaatatgataGGATAATTTCTCCAAATCAAGAAATGCAATTAAGCCAGCGTTTCTTCAAAGTGTACGTCTCATTATGAGACAAGAGTGGTATTTTATGTCAATTTGCTTAATGACATTAATCTTTaacattattgttatttatattatatcatgctaatttattgattttatacTTTTAGAGTCCCCAGTGAATGTGGATAAGTAGTGTTACTATAGTCAAAGCGTTTGTGGGATTGCGATTCTCCAAGTATGACTTCTTAAGAATTTTTAAATGGGAAATATTGTTGATAAATATTTGTATGATAAATTCTCAAATAAGTGTATAATTTTGTCATTCGGCCTGGAGTTTTAGTGATTCATTCTTTAGGAAATCCTTATCTCATCCGGTTCTCCAATTAGTCGGTTTGTAAAATTGTCATTTTTATCTTATCTTTACCTTAAAATTAAACATGAATTTATATTGGTAATATTCGATCATTCTTATGAGTGTGCTCCTTCATGGGATTTCaactcaataattgaaaaaaaaa comes from the Nilaparvata lugens isolate BPH chromosome 1, ASM1435652v1, whole genome shotgun sequence genome and includes:
- the LOC111048048 gene encoding uncharacterized protein LOC111048048; translation: MMLRCGAKAFTLMLLVSVISAHDIGLPRRWLRNRESRFFNPVRAVRDWFHGPSPSAADPLANLGKYPVWKVHKYNGISIKPVHVIDVAALPQRNSNPPAVVNVPQPLAPPSNTYDPPRNEYSPPVNEYGPPINEFGPSSSGQVSFDKDQQNGGDGQDSAAALSALDNLGSLVNLLPGSEGGSSGGLDLSKLAGIASQLPPEAVEKLQSILGIYNARTNQERVNSLLGAAVAKTKLTAGALHSLSGFVQGLIGGAGGSKDIAIESATYNTVPKGYPGKIGVLNNLPIVGGPSSGIPLPDLPPPPTLPDIPILEKFNSEIKVPSFPHIYLPTKFALVNKPGKGYVSFQVPPAYSSYSPPEPAKTYEAPRDNAFVQSTPSPQPPASFNQPQQSYAPPVDSYGVPLQASYSVPAQDSSFQASNDFYTHSEPSAYQPDSYNQDEFYPFQPGHNDIQAAPSNKHETVAFPQEQSASYSQVAMQRGSQPANSILSQQPSSELAMYLDPSHPASTQNLSQEKFAELQKQRSQQQEQDQSQTIGGELQSASDVQPSVVRAENTENSQLSKLSQHRFQPKNPRT